A part of Gammaproteobacteria bacterium genomic DNA contains:
- a CDS encoding RES family NAD+ phosphorylase, with the protein MDIGVWRIAADTPEYEAHDLSGRGAEVTGGCWNRKGIPLIYTSVSRSLAGLETVVHLSSGDGLPLNRYLAQIQIPIGAWNSRIVFDPASHVGWDAEPAGKVSMDWGTAWLQGKTTLLAEVPSVIVPEEHNILINPNHPDAAKLTAIKVRKWTYDQRMR; encoded by the coding sequence GTGGACATTGGTGTCTGGCGCATAGCAGCCGACACACCAGAATACGAGGCACACGACCTCTCTGGAAGGGGCGCTGAAGTCACTGGCGGTTGCTGGAACCGTAAGGGCATCCCCTTGATCTACACCTCGGTCTCGCGTTCGCTGGCCGGTTTGGAGACGGTGGTTCATTTAAGTTCCGGTGATGGTTTACCGCTTAACCGCTATCTGGCGCAGATCCAGATTCCAATCGGGGCATGGAACTCGCGAATCGTCTTCGACCCGGCAAGTCACGTCGGCTGGGATGCCGAGCCCGCTGGCAAGGTGTCGATGGATTGGGGAACGGCCTGGCTTCAGGGAAAGACGACGCTACTGGCCGAAGTGCCGTCGGTGATTGTTCCCGAGGAGCACAACATCCTCATCAACCCAAATCATCCGGATGCCGCCAAACTCACCGCCATCAAGGTTCGTAAGTGGACCTACGATCAAAGGATGAGATGA
- a CDS encoding DMT family transporter — PIFAAIAGLMYPIVGAIVAKLWYAEKITRRAALGIAIIIAGGVAVYAPGIFAELNGTGTGAWLGYVGGLMAAFGWGMEGAIAGRALDVTDPDVGLPVRFFAETLYWVVLIVPAIALFTDLPVGDVIVQTFNPWAIVWILLAGLTFGFCYVSWYKAFPLIGVGRGQAFAALYGVFAVIFLALFAGQIPGWNFVLGLALTVFGGFVMYTERSEVLEVLRAVRTHAEPQDQARSTQELGI; from the coding sequence CCCATCTTCGCGGCGATCGCAGGGCTCATGTACCCGATCGTCGGCGCGATCGTCGCCAAGCTGTGGTACGCGGAGAAGATTACCCGCCGCGCGGCCTTGGGCATCGCGATCATCATCGCTGGCGGCGTGGCGGTGTATGCCCCCGGCATCTTCGCGGAACTCAACGGCACCGGCACCGGCGCATGGCTGGGCTATGTGGGCGGGCTGATGGCCGCGTTCGGCTGGGGTATGGAGGGCGCAATCGCCGGTCGCGCGCTGGACGTGACGGACCCCGATGTGGGTCTGCCAGTGCGCTTCTTCGCGGAGACGCTCTACTGGGTCGTGCTGATCGTTCCCGCCATCGCGCTATTCACGGACCTGCCCGTGGGCGATGTCATCGTCCAGACTTTCAATCCGTGGGCGATCGTCTGGATTCTGCTGGCGGGCCTGACTTTCGGCTTCTGTTATGTGTCCTGGTACAAGGCCTTTCCCCTGATCGGCGTGGGCCGCGGCCAGGCGTTCGCGGCCCTGTACGGTGTTTTCGCCGTCATCTTCCTCGCCCTGTTCGCAGGACAGATTCCCGGCTGGAATTTCGTCCTCGGACTGGCCTTGACGGTATTCGGAGGATTCGTGATGTACACCGAGCGTAGCGAGGTGCTCGAAGTTTTGCGCGCCGTGCGAACCCACGCCGAGCCGCAAGACCAGGCGCGTTCCACTCAGGAACTGGGGATCTGA
- a CDS encoding DUF2384 domain-containing protein yields MAQDEEGLKDEIAYQLNQSFTPGDSNLDAQFWHARHTFTRGPRLNKLWRDLLSRRRPLASIYPFDAIERVELVKEGVPAGLLVLISEDMAISKEKLYSTIGLARATVNRKLREQQVLNQDESERVLGIARLVGQVGQMVKESGDAAGLDAAKWVAAWLDRPQAALGGKRPAELMDTSDGRGIVSDLVARMQSGAYA; encoded by the coding sequence ATGGCCCAGGACGAAGAAGGATTGAAGGACGAGATAGCCTATCAACTGAATCAGAGTTTTACGCCCGGCGACAGTAATCTTGACGCTCAGTTTTGGCACGCAAGGCACACCTTCACACGCGGCCCGAGATTGAACAAACTCTGGCGCGACCTCCTTAGCCGACGCCGGCCACTCGCTTCTATTTACCCCTTCGATGCCATCGAAAGGGTGGAGCTGGTAAAAGAGGGTGTGCCCGCGGGTCTACTCGTGCTGATCTCCGAGGATATGGCGATCTCGAAGGAAAAACTTTACAGCACCATCGGTCTAGCCCGAGCCACGGTCAATCGCAAGCTGCGCGAACAGCAGGTGCTGAATCAAGACGAAAGCGAGCGTGTCCTTGGCATCGCACGTCTGGTCGGTCAGGTAGGCCAAATGGTCAAGGAATCCGGCGACGCTGCAGGCTTAGATGCCGCCAAATGGGTTGCGGCGTGGTTAGACCGGCCGCAGGCGGCTCTTGGCGGTAAGCGCCCAGCCGAGTTGATGGACACCAGCGATGGCCGTGGCATAGTCTCCGACCTGGTCGCGCGGATGCAGTCTGGCGCCTACGCGTAA